The following proteins come from a genomic window of Neoarius graeffei isolate fNeoGra1 chromosome 26, fNeoGra1.pri, whole genome shotgun sequence:
- the LOC132874573 gene encoding uncharacterized protein LOC132874573 codes for MDGVLEATIALCGCKVLCSVLCLPAFKDSISSVSLCCVCLLFFTDLSITMFLVYLWSTAPRPMSFHPSSDVIALRFMLFLSDTYEAVLMLTPLLVAVELLVRLLWDGDSATSTMDETEAQEDVLLLKDVQGDAWEIRREQKGEQKENNAEFLKALGFLGCLMLWFMCGTYAGFSWRQELVMVRSCLESGSLLSTCLPCLLTASSPVSGQLIWALPAAAVLLAFTAVLSLTVVKLTCRTVNPDLPKCPENSDAVQQTQPQTHPPMPEVPSIPAVSVSHNCNVDSEKTASSCAIHISHNKRRWAHGKPEPLSLKTDSRKLKSESVMLILQPHCTAPHPHKSQLWQTVRESPCLRGELMTGLFCGLLVCVFPTILSTNILLISNLDTLAVYVVKHLLTPLHGR; via the exons ATGGACGGCGTCCTGGAGGCGACGATCGCTCTGTGTGGATGTAAAGTGCTGTGCAGCGTTCTGTGTCTTCCTGCTTTCAAAGACTCCATCTCCTCCGTCAGCCTGTGCTGTGTTTGCCTCTTATTCTTCACCGATCTCTCCATCACCA TGTTCCTGGTGTATCTCTGGTCCACTGCACCCAGACCGATGTCTTTTCACCCGTCTTCAGACGTCATTGCCCTGCGCTTCATGCTGTTCCTCAGCGACACGTACGAGGCAGTGTTGATGCTGACTCCGCTGCTGGTGGCTGTGGAATTGCTGGTTCGTCTCCTATGGGACGGAGATTCTGCGACCTCAACTATGGATGAAACGGAAGCTCAAGAGGATGTGTTGCTTTTAAAGGATGTTCAAGGAGATGCCTGGGAGATAAGACGGGAAcagaaaggagagcagaaagagaACAATGCGGAGTTCTTAAAAGCTTTAGGTTTCCTTGGTTGCCTCATGCTATGGTTCATGTGTGGGACATATGCTGGGTTTAGTTGGAGGCAAGAGCTGGTGATGGTGAGATCCTGCCTGGAAAGCGGCAGCTTGCTCTCCACGTGCCTTCCCTGCCTCCTCACAGCTTCGTCACCAGTTAGCGGGCAACTAATTTGGGCGCTACCTGCTGCTGCTGTCTTGCTAGCATTCACTGCAGTTCTGAGCTTAACTGTAGTAAAGCTGACCTGCAGAACTGTTAATCCAGACCTACCGAAATGCCCAGAGAACTCTGATGCTGTCCAACAAACACAACCGCAAACGCATCCACCCATGCCCGAGGTGCCCTCTATTCCTGCTGTGAGCGTTTCGCACAATTGCAATGTTGACTCAGAAAAGACAGCGAGCAGCTGCGCCATTCACATCTCGCATAATAAGCGACGATGGGCTCACGGAAAGCCGGAGCCATTATCTCTGAAAACAGACAGCCGTAAATTAAAAAGCGAGAGCGTCATGCTCATTTTGCAACCGCATTGCACGGCCCCGCACCCTCACAAGAGCCAGCTTTGGCAGACTGTGAGGGAAAGTCCCTGCCTGAGAGGAGAACTAATGACAGGACTGTTTTGTGGGCTCCTGGTGTGTGTCTTTCCTACAATTCTCAGCACCAACATACTGCTCATCAGCAACCTGGACACTCTGGCTGTGTATGTTGTGAAACATCTGCTCACTCCGCTGCATGGTAGATGA